The sequence ataaatagatATTAAATAAAGGACAAGAAATAACGTAtgtaaactaaaaaaataatattacgtCAATTATTTACGagattatttgttttagtatttgAAGTAAACTCCTTGGATGTGTATGTTGTgtttggtacaaataaaaattgtatTATTTTAAAGTAGAACTTGCACTAAAATCGATTATTTCTTGTTTTAAATGCTGATTACCTTCGTGCATGTGTTGACAAAATTCGATAATTTTGCTGATTGTGTCATGAAAATTGTGATAACAATTTACATTAGTTTAGAtgtctaaaaaataaaatttggaattggatttggaattagaattagaattagaattgaattttaaaattcatGGAATTGTAATTCCATTTTTCGTTTggcaaaaagttaaaatatattttggaatttaatagtaTAAAATttggataaataatattttgtgaataattataaaaaaaacttaaaatttataagtaatatatgaatttattattaaaataatttattgtttaataaactcaaatcccgtGAAATCCCGTAAAATCCAACCAATTTTGTCAAGATTTCACTTAACTAATTAAAATCTTATGAAATCTCATCTAATTAAGATCAATACCGTTTTGAAATCTCAAATTGCCAAATACTAAAATAGTATTttcaatttcaaataaaaaaaaatcggatttatttaactaaataacaTCCGTTTGACCATGATTTGGAAATATAaccttctcaatttttttctttgttttgttttttcattTCCTTTATATTTGAAggtcattttgcaaattttttttgaagaaagatcataaatcaaaaaatttggttgaccaagatcatttttcaaactctCCCATTTAATTCAATTCCATTTAATTCCACTAATCCAAACATAGTGTTAATGGTCAAGCAAACCAAGTAACCAACTCCTATCTAAGGACGTTGCTCTAAAAAATATCAAGCTATATAATGAatactaaaaaattaaattctgattttttttaaaaaaaaaagttaaaaaaccTATGTGAAGCCCGATTAAGTTATGAGAAAGGAGGACATTTCCTAATGGCTTTTGTCCTCCATGATATTGTCACAATTGGGCGAGACTTTGTGATTTCATACTTGAAATCTTGATAAACATGAGCTATACATCATCGACGATTCTTTCATATATAGGTTTTTACTCCGTCATAATCGCGAGAATTAGAATCAAGAGCATATATAGGAAGATTTTATGTATAGTGGGATGAATTTATAAACAAAAAATCTAGCATAAAAGTTCGAGATCGAAGTCAAGATATTTATGTTCTTCAATTTTTTGGTATCTTAATATATTTATAGTCATACTTCTATTTTGTTTTGAAAGATAGTCTCACTAATAATTATTAGAAACAAAACCaagttttattatattaatatatattttgaatttcatCTCAAATTAATTCATACCACGTACAGTAATTCATTCTAAGCCCAACCAccaaaaatatttagaaaatttataattttagtccTGAATACTTTTTCCATTTTGTGATTTTAATTGAGAAGACAAATATTCGtaacaaaattataattttatcaaaatatatgttattatttcgagatttttgcTATGTTTCTAGTCGACCACAAAAATTTTTGGGCTCGAGCTCTAGCCCAAACATTGAAAACGAATACCAATTAACTTCTTTTAGACGAAGATTTGTTAACGGACGACACACGTACAATTTAGCTAGCTACCAGCTTAACTTTTATTATGACACAAATTTCAGTCAAAATTTTAATCCATCTTTTTTACCACTAAGTGCACctgattaaaataaaattgtgcccaactttattttattttattttcttttaaattttgaagGTAATTTCAATTTGATTCCACATAACCTGGATGTTGACATTCGATTAATGAAAATTAGGAAGTAATACTCCTTAGGgtttaattttctttttaaaaaaattaaacatgtaACTTCATATAAGAATTAAGTAAATTTATATCACGTATCAGTGCTATTTATTACGACCTAATTAATGTTATTTTCCAAATCCACTCTTTGGCTAGATAAACTTGTACTCCCTTTGTCCCATATATATTGTCTTATTTTctttttcacacagattaagaaaaaattattgaaaaaataagttttatataaattttctattttatccctatttaggCACCGTTCTGTTCATTATATTACTAATATAAGTATAAATCATCTCATCTCATCTCACGTtcttttcgtcatattatttatctatatatgaactatttattttacatcaatcaaatcattaattatttatctcacatcaatcaaatcattgaactcaaattactatattatcccttataaataatataatttttattttatttattattaaaaggacaaaatagtcatttaataataaatcaaatcaaataaatcataatatatcaatcaaatccaatattattttaactatcatttattatttattttttattacattatattatttatctatatattatttataccaTACCTCAAACCAAATGGTGTCTTAATGTATTAAAAACTGATTACAtaattttcaaggtgtagttaataggggtatattagtaaagaagtgtaaaaaaatattactaaatatggtatatgactatatatttgggacaaacaaaaaagaaaacatgGACAATATAATTGGAACGGATGAAGTATCTGATAACACTTTGTCTACTCAATAAAACACACAAGTTTGctgtaaaaattaaaaaagtatTCTTAgtatgaaaatttaatttcatatgAAAAAAAGGTTATcttaaatattaattatgaatgcatacaatttttcaatttttttaaaaaaacatatgatTCTCACTAACAGCCTAGCTcgaagtaatttttttttatttcatgtgACTGGAGAGCAAACTTTTGAATTAATCTTAAACAAATCTAGatataaaattgaaaataaaattcttaataATTGTTAAGTTATATGAATATGAGAATATCTTGCACTGCCCAAAGAGCTCTCTACAATATGCGCATagaatatcaaaattatatatatatatatatatatatatatatatatatatatgatttgttTGAAATTCGGTTGAAAGACTTAGCTTGAGCTAACAATCCATAATACTATTTTTGTACATCTACAAAGAATCAAGCAATGTAATGCGGGAAAATGACTTTTTCCTGTGATATCATTTGTACGTATAAGCAAATTAATTTTACTTGTGATTTAATTCTCAAACTAACGATAAGTAGGTGGGCCTGAGTTTTCTTGTATATCATATTAAGCCTGAAATTAAAGATCAAGTGATTGCATAAATTTTTCCCAAGTTTTCCACTATAAATAACCCAGTTTTCTTCAGTAGATATGCAGCCTAGATTTGAGCAAAACAACAGTACTAATTAGCTTACAAAgggagaaaattaaattaattcatcaGAAAAAAAATACCATGTTGACGACTCGAGTTGTGGTACTGTTCTTGGCCATCTTGGCCGTGGTTTGTTCACGTGCTTACGCCGCCGATCCCGACCCGTTGCAGGATTTTTGCGTTGGATTCGATGATCCAAAGGCCGCTGGTTTGTGGCTAGCTAGCTATCTTTTCATATTAcaaatttctaaaatttaattattccCATGCATTTTTTTAGCATACGTACATACATATTTGATATTGTTAATTTGTAATGTACGTAATAATtccaatcatatatatatatattatattacagTGGTGGTGAATGGAAAGTTTTGCAAGAACCCCGAAAACGTGACAGTAGAAAACTTCATCTATTCTGGCCTCAACATACCTGCCAACACTTCAAATCCATTGGGAATAAACATAACTACTGTCTCTGAAGATCAGCTGCACGGCCTCAATCACCAAGGACTAACTATAGTCCGAATCGACTACGCGCCGAATGGTGTCAACTTGCCACACGTTCATCCTCGTGCCACTGAACTCATTGTGGTCATGAAGGGCACCCTCTACGCCGGTTTCATAGGCGGCTCGAACCCTTCGGACCCCAACAAGCTCTACGCCAAGATACTATACCCGGGAGACGTGCTCGTGTTTCCGCGGGGATTGTTGCACTTCCAGCGAAACGTGGGGAAGACGGATGCACTTGCGTTTGCTACCTTCAACAGCCAGAATCCGGGAGCGTTTAACCTACCGGACGCGTTGTTCGGAGTCGAGCCTCCGATCTATCCCGACGTTCTTGCTAAAGCTTTTCAGTTGGATAGAGGAAGCATCGAGCATCTTCAGTCACTCACCCGTATGAGGATCCACAAATCAATCCCATATTGATGTTAAAATATCATAtgctaattatatatattttttcttgcaTGTTTTCACTTACTTATAAATAAATGTAGGTCTTATATATAAGGACCTCATCATGTTGTATTGGTGTTAATTGAAggttaatttaatttatgtatcatcatcatatatataatggttTCATATCCTATTATTTAACTTATGTATGGACTAATTAAGCTTGGTTGATGCATATTAATTTAGTTTTTTGATAATTTTCTAAAGATGATTATATTATCGGAAAATCTCATACCTTCACGTACGACTAATTGTAAAGGAATAACACATTTACACTCCTAAGCAAATTTGAGGAGTAAATTAATAATGAAATATATATGACTGGGAAATTGGTTggtttaatttggaattaatcACAATTATATGTACATAACTGCAATAAAAGTTTATACTTTTCTAAAATGGAGAGGTAGGCAATTTGAAGATCATGTTCAGACAAAAATATTAGcacaataaaatttaatatttctcCCATTTTATATAAACAGGATagaaaatgatatatattaataaggcataaaagttattaattaatatattggaacaattttattaaattgatttgGTTGTGTTAATTACTAATACTAATGTcagaaattaaaaaatagaTCGCTTTAACATTAACAAATTCATTGATAATTGAACATTTAAGAGTTTATTTGTTTCAATCATCCAATAAAAATTGGTCCCTAAAATAACTTTCTGAATTTGATCTTTTTCCCCATGTTGATACAATATCGACTTTTTACCAGTCGTGGACAATTATTAATCATGACTAGTATTTGGACGCAGGTGCTAGATGCTTGTATATATATAGTCTTGTattttgtgaaattatttgAAGCTTAAtcactttttaaaaatattaaaataaaagtattaaaataattaaaaattgctGAAGGGCCATAATGCAATTTGGTAAGGATCAAACTGCAATTTCAAGCAATTTGTAAGGGGAGAAGTTCGATTTGGTAAGGCCATACGAAGAGACCAATCTTAAAGTTCAAACGAATTGAAtatgttcgtgagctttacgagcccgttcgataaatatttgattggtattcgaacttatcgaactcgagccgaattcgaacatgttcgaactttttttcgagtcgagttcgagccgaaattactctgttcgatagttcgcgaatagtttgcgaactttaatatttaattaatataatataattatataataaatatatatatttcgagcttttcgaaccataatattcgaatagttcacgaataggttcgaatatttcgaaccgaactcgaactcgaacttcatttcgagccgagctcgagcccaaatatttgaaatcatcgaacttcgaatcgagctcgaactcgaatatactcttatcgagccgaattcgagccttaaaattttatcattattcggctcgattcggttcgtttgcacccctatgTATATTAGTCATCCGACGCACACGTTGCAAGTTTACAAGTAGTATTTGAttttttgtaaattttcttTCTAGTTGAAATCATAAAATTGATTgggtttattttttataattattttttgtcccttttttttttttttttgaaatcgtGTCAATTTGAATCTCTAATTAATATaggtatttgaaattttataaatCACAGGGGTATTTTGACAATTTTGATAAACCATAGGGGTAGTTTGGAAATTAATATAGTATTGTAATTGTAATATAGGCGCCCTTTGGTTCATGAATTGGATGATGATGGATAAATAATCTAAGGATTTTAAATCAATATACTTGTATTAGACAATGGTGCATGACATCAATCATTGGAAGAACTTGAGCCAAACATTGTACATAGCAAGGATGATTCATCAATCAACGTGTTATCCTTTACACCAAACGGTGCCACTCATCTCCAAACGtcttgtaacacccggtatttttaaatacgtaaattcgcatgcataattaggataattaattatttaaattttagatttatgggttaaataattatgtgaattatttgtgcatgatttaatttaatttttaagcatttaacccataattagtgattttttatgatttttagtattttaattattttatcgcgtagacgggaccgtggacggacgagatgacaacttcctatccaatttatttcatgagccttttaagagcccaaaaatattattttgagttttagttcctcaaaatttttagtatttaattttatataattttaggagtccgtttttattcaaaataagccaaaataatgactttttattatttttaaaattttcttaattatatattacgggatttatgatttagtatcagatttaaatcttttaagtggagtttaaattatattattttgtatattactaacctaattaattatattatctatctacctaattttaattattttaaaaaacctAAAATTTCTACCCAACTCCACGCCCAAGACCTATCAGCCGCCTCCCCACTATTCCTCATCCTCTTCAGCCTCCATTGCCACGCTCCAGCAGCTTCCAGCACCTCCATAGCCTCAACTCTTGTGGTTTTCAAGTCGAatcatcgtcccgtcgtcccggactcGTCGCCTTCTCGTTTTCTCTACtatttcggtgaaaggcatgattttaaTCTTGTTTTTAACATCATATCAGTATGTATTATGTAGGTTAAGGTAAGGCATCGAAATTCTTTAagtatttttcagaaaatggttgaAGCTTGTTGTTTGCATTCATGTTCATGGTTCACGTTGTTTTGATGGCATGGCTTGGTTCAGGGCTGAGGGTTCGGTCAAGAGGGGTCCTTGGGTGCCTAAGGATCGAACCATGGTCAGGTTGCAGGCTGGGCGAGGGCTAGCCGATCGGGTTTTGCTTGGAAGGGGCTGTGAGTGCAGTTTAGGGTTAAGTGGAAGAGTGGTTCGGGTTCGAGCTAGGGGCCATGGCTGGGGCTGAGCCATGATAGGTTGGGACCGCCCAGATGTGGGCTACATCTGAGCggcggtgctccggccaggggtggccggagccggccggcagcaggccaagaaggcctgctgctctcggccgagaGGAATCAAGGAGGGGGGGTCGGGTTTAGTGTCCTGcagggttccgggtcgggttgtggggcttgggtcgggtcagtaggttagtgggtcgggttaagttggtccgggtccgggtttggtgggccgggctcgagtctttttatttttaaagtattttaggaattaattggtttttgggccaattaattagaaataaaattatttgggttcccaaataattttatttgggcttttaaaattttaattaagttagtccattaattttatgggcttttaagcccataaaagttattgggccagtctttgggtttttgagcccattgggccagtttaagttgttattgggcttagaatgttTTAAgtgggctttaattatttaattgggcttagaataatttttattgggcttaagtatgttattgggccagtctcagtgttaatgggccagatttaagtaaatgggcttgagtgttagggccagcagtctaGGACCATccgtgagaaatttgcatgtgtcctgattatatatttaattattttatgcattgaagttattttaatatttatatgttagtaagaaattaaattaaatatatatgaaggacacaccttttatt comes from Henckelia pumila isolate YLH828 chromosome 4, ASM3356847v2, whole genome shotgun sequence and encodes:
- the LOC140860809 gene encoding germin-like protein subfamily 1 member 16 encodes the protein MLTTRVVVLFLAILAVVCSRAYAADPDPLQDFCVGFDDPKAAVVVNGKFCKNPENVTVENFIYSGLNIPANTSNPLGINITTVSEDQLHGLNHQGLTIVRIDYAPNGVNLPHVHPRATELIVVMKGTLYAGFIGGSNPSDPNKLYAKILYPGDVLVFPRGLLHFQRNVGKTDALAFATFNSQNPGAFNLPDALFGVEPPIYPDVLAKAFQLDRGSIEHLQSLTRMRIHKSIPY